One window of the Allorhizobium ampelinum S4 genome contains the following:
- a CDS encoding twin-arginine translocase TatA/TatE family subunit: MGSFSMWHWLIVLAIVLLLFGRGKIPELMGDVAKGIKSFKKGMSDDDTAPDGTPKPADQSKTVDHRADDHK; the protein is encoded by the coding sequence ATGGGTTCTTTCAGTATGTGGCATTGGCTGATCGTTCTGGCGATTGTGCTGTTGTTGTTTGGCCGCGGCAAGATCCCGGAACTGATGGGCGACGTTGCCAAGGGCATCAAGAGCTTCAAGAAGGGCATGTCTGATGACGATACGGCCCCGGATGGAACGCCCAAGCCTGCCGATCAGTCGAAAACTGTGGACCACCGGGCTGACGATCACAAGTAA
- the nagZ gene encoding beta-N-acetylhexosaminidase, with protein MTHAKAMILGCSGPVLTPDEQAFFREHQPWGFILFGRNCLDGAQISNLVAQMRDTVGGRNAPVLIDQEGGRVQRIREPMCPRYPSGAEIGALYRQDKEKGLRAAWLMSRLHAFDLLRYGINVDCLPVVDVPVEGASNVIGNRAYGFDPDTVGALGEAAAAGLKAGGVLPTVKHIPGHGRGMADSHHELPVVTASRAELEAHDFPPFRRLNGELMAMTAHVVYSAYDPDYTASTSSIVVDEVIRGLIGFQGLLMNDDLSMNALKGTISERAAAVVAAGNDVLLHCHGIMEEMVQVAARAPVLAGAALARAKAVEAAFGGNDGADEQAIREEFASLMAVA; from the coding sequence ATGACCCACGCAAAAGCAATGATTTTGGGCTGTTCCGGCCCGGTTCTAACCCCCGATGAGCAGGCTTTCTTTAGAGAGCATCAGCCCTGGGGCTTCATTCTGTTCGGGCGCAACTGCCTTGATGGTGCGCAGATCAGTAATCTGGTTGCGCAGATGCGCGATACGGTTGGCGGGCGCAACGCGCCAGTGCTGATCGATCAGGAGGGTGGGCGCGTTCAGCGTATCCGCGAGCCGATGTGTCCGCGCTATCCATCGGGTGCCGAGATCGGCGCGCTTTACCGTCAGGACAAGGAGAAAGGGCTTCGCGCCGCCTGGCTGATGTCGCGGCTGCATGCCTTTGACCTTTTACGCTACGGCATCAATGTTGATTGTCTGCCAGTGGTGGACGTGCCAGTAGAAGGGGCCAGCAATGTGATTGGCAACCGCGCCTATGGTTTCGATCCTGACACGGTTGGAGCGCTGGGCGAGGCGGCGGCGGCTGGATTGAAGGCGGGCGGTGTACTGCCGACCGTCAAGCATATTCCCGGCCATGGCCGGGGCATGGCTGATTCCCATCACGAATTGCCAGTGGTGACGGCATCGCGGGCCGAGTTGGAGGCGCATGATTTCCCGCCCTTCCGGCGTCTCAACGGTGAATTGATGGCTATGACCGCGCATGTGGTCTATTCTGCCTATGACCCAGATTATACGGCCTCGACCTCATCCATTGTCGTGGATGAGGTGATCCGCGGACTGATCGGGTTCCAGGGGCTGCTGATGAATGACGATCTCTCCATGAATGCTCTGAAGGGGACGATTTCCGAGCGGGCAGCGGCGGTGGTTGCTGCTGGCAACGACGTTCTGCTGCATTGCCACGGCATTATGGAGGAAATGGTGCAGGTTGCGGCGCGCGCTCCGGTATTGGCCGGAGCGGCGCTTGCGCGGGCAAAGGCTGTCGAGGCGGCCTTCGGCGGTAACGACGGCGCCGATGAACAAGCGATCCGTGAGGAGTTTGCCTCTCTGATGGCGGTGGCGTGA
- the scpB gene encoding SMC-Scp complex subunit ScpB, giving the protein MTGDNQPDEADAKDGAGGLAAIREREALRIVEALVFASAEPVSESFLAERLARGTDIGGLMKALQADYAPRGVNLVRVDGHWAFRTAADLAFAIRREDNEVRKLSRAALEVLAIIAYHQPVTRAEIEDIRGVQTSKGTIDVLLEAGWVRFRGRRRTPGRPVTFGTTRDFLDHFGLEELRDLPGMEELKGAGLLTGRIPANFHVPMPMDGDALGEDEDPITQLDLEELGLLAPADARGT; this is encoded by the coding sequence ATGACGGGCGACAATCAACCAGATGAAGCCGATGCAAAGGATGGGGCAGGCGGGCTTGCCGCTATTCGTGAGCGCGAGGCCTTGCGGATCGTCGAGGCGCTGGTCTTTGCCTCGGCAGAGCCAGTCTCGGAAAGTTTTCTGGCTGAACGTCTGGCGCGCGGCACCGATATTGGCGGGCTGATGAAGGCGCTCCAGGCCGATTATGCGCCACGCGGTGTCAATCTGGTGCGGGTTGATGGACATTGGGCATTTCGCACCGCCGCTGACCTGGCCTTTGCCATTCGCCGTGAAGACAACGAGGTGCGCAAACTGTCGCGGGCGGCGCTGGAAGTGCTGGCGATCATTGCCTATCACCAGCCGGTCACGCGGGCCGAAATCGAAGATATCAGAGGCGTGCAGACCTCCAAAGGCACGATTGACGTGTTGCTGGAGGCTGGATGGGTGCGGTTTCGCGGCCGTCGTCGCACGCCGGGCCGGCCCGTGACTTTCGGCACGACTCGCGATTTTCTCGATCATTTCGGGCTGGAGGAATTGCGCGATCTACCGGGCATGGAGGAATTGAAAGGGGCGGGACTGCTGACAGGGCGTATCCCGGCGAATTTCCATGTGCCGATGCCCATGGATGGCGATGCGCTTGGTGAGGATGAGGACCCGATCACCCAGCTTGATCTGGAGGAACTGGGCTTGCTGGCGCCTGCCGATGCCCGTGGGACCTGA
- the erpA gene encoding iron-sulfur cluster insertion protein ErpA → MTTQTVTVSKNAAKRIAKIVSSENDKHALRVSVEGGGCSGFSYKFDLDQGPQDGDLVIERDGATLLIDPVSLVYMAGSEIDFVDNLMGQSFQITNPNAVASCGCGTSFAM, encoded by the coding sequence ATGACCACGCAGACAGTTACAGTTTCTAAAAATGCAGCCAAGCGTATCGCCAAAATCGTCTCCAGCGAAAATGACAAGCACGCTCTGCGCGTCTCTGTTGAAGGTGGCGGCTGTTCTGGCTTTTCCTATAAATTCGACCTGGATCAAGGCCCGCAGGACGGCGATCTGGTGATTGAGCGCGATGGCGCCACGCTGCTGATCGATCCGGTATCATTGGTTTATATGGCCGGGTCGGAAATTGATTTTGTTGATAACCTGATGGGCCAGTCCTTCCAGATCACCAATCCCAATGCCGTCGCCAGCTGCGGTTGTGGCACCAGCTTTGCCATGTAG
- the tatB gene encoding Sec-independent protein translocase protein TatB — MLDIGWSELLVIAVVLIVVVGPKDLPPMLRAFGKMTTRLRKTAGEFRAQFDEALREADMDDVRRTIDDAQRLNPANALREAINPLRQMGADIRSDLQRSTQVDHFPEDDSSRLPLADEPARPMTAEDLPPLAPLGDTLAKPQLPGSAAAAPVTAPVVKAAEAVTPVEKAPVKRVRKPKSDATATEVLTSEVSAPKVAKTAKATKAKAVSKPVKNLKPAAVTAPITQASVDADIAVSDSSPKTTTRTKRPAPTKGLPETVAVPALKKKTVSRKKTVAGEATASQPESRAPDTEKQDTSKQDTGNQDTGKQDTSKGEA; from the coding sequence ATGCTTGACATTGGCTGGAGCGAATTGCTGGTCATCGCGGTCGTGTTGATCGTTGTGGTCGGTCCGAAAGACTTGCCGCCCATGCTGCGGGCCTTTGGCAAGATGACGACGCGGTTGCGCAAGACGGCGGGCGAGTTTCGCGCCCAGTTCGACGAAGCCCTGCGCGAAGCCGACATGGACGATGTGCGCCGCACGATCGATGATGCCCAACGGCTGAACCCCGCCAATGCGCTGCGCGAGGCAATCAACCCGCTGCGGCAGATGGGTGCCGATATAAGGTCCGATCTCCAGCGCTCGACGCAGGTGGATCATTTCCCTGAAGATGACAGCAGCCGCCTGCCACTGGCGGATGAACCGGCCAGGCCGATGACGGCGGAAGATCTTCCACCACTGGCACCGCTGGGCGACACCCTGGCAAAGCCGCAATTGCCGGGTTCGGCTGCCGCCGCACCTGTGACAGCGCCGGTCGTCAAAGCTGCCGAAGCTGTCACCCCAGTGGAAAAAGCACCGGTGAAACGGGTGCGAAAGCCAAAGTCGGACGCTACGGCGACTGAAGTTCTGACGTCTGAAGTGTCGGCGCCTAAGGTAGCAAAGACGGCAAAAGCCACGAAAGCCAAGGCTGTTTCCAAGCCAGTCAAAAATCTAAAACCAGCGGCCGTCACCGCGCCGATCACGCAGGCGTCTGTTGATGCGGATATTGCTGTTTCGGATTCGTCGCCGAAGACGACGACGCGCACCAAACGGCCAGCACCGACAAAGGGTCTGCCGGAGACGGTTGCTGTGCCAGCATTGAAAAAGAAAACCGTGTCCAGGAAGAAGACTGTCGCTGGTGAGGCTACGGCCAGCCAGCCTGAGTCGCGTGCGCCAGACACTGAAAAACAAGACACCAGCAAACAAGACACTGGCAATCAAGACACTGGCAAGCAAGACACCAGTAAGGGTGAAGCATGA
- a CDS encoding deoxyguanosinetriphosphate triphosphohydrolase, translated as MTIDRNALGFGVGERAIFAADPWNSRGRLYPEGGSLTRSDFQRDRDRIVHTTAFRRLKHKTQVFIGPDSDHYRTRLTHTIEVAQIARALARAFRIDEDLAEGVALVHDFGHTPFGHTGEDALHELLEPYGGFDHNAQSLRIVTKLERRYAEFDGLNLTWETLEGLVKHNGPLMNADGEGTRGPVPLPITEYCQMQDLDIASHASLEAQAAAVADDIAYNTHDIDDGLRSGYLTFDMLEDVPFLAGLMRDVRDRYPNLEADRFTHEIMRRQITRMVEDVIAVAQERLARIRPMSADDIRQAGETVITFSEGMAETDRQIKKLLFSKIYRHPDIMRIRAGAAQIVTDLFKAYMADPTLMRSDYWVEHTAGLETPAKARHVGDFLAGMTDTYAVRVHRQLFDHTPDLR; from the coding sequence ATGACAATCGATAGAAATGCATTGGGATTCGGTGTTGGAGAACGGGCAATTTTTGCTGCCGATCCCTGGAACTCGCGTGGGCGCCTCTATCCGGAAGGCGGCAGCCTGACCCGGTCCGATTTCCAGCGCGACCGCGACCGCATTGTTCATACGACAGCTTTTCGCCGCCTCAAGCATAAGACGCAGGTTTTCATCGGCCCCGACAGCGACCATTACCGCACCCGGTTGACCCACACGATAGAGGTGGCGCAAATTGCCCGGGCGCTGGCCCGCGCCTTCCGCATCGACGAGGATCTGGCCGAAGGCGTGGCTCTGGTGCATGATTTCGGCCACACACCGTTTGGCCATACCGGCGAGGATGCGCTGCACGAATTGCTGGAACCCTATGGTGGCTTCGATCACAATGCCCAGTCGTTGCGGATCGTCACCAAGCTGGAGCGCCGCTACGCCGAATTCGATGGCCTTAACCTGACCTGGGAAACGCTGGAAGGCCTGGTCAAGCACAATGGGCCGCTGATGAATGCGGACGGCGAGGGGACGCGCGGACCGGTGCCTTTGCCGATCACAGAATATTGTCAGATGCAGGATCTCGACATTGCCAGCCATGCCAGCCTGGAAGCCCAGGCTGCCGCAGTCGCCGACGATATCGCCTATAATACCCATGACATCGATGATGGTCTGCGCTCCGGTTATCTGACGTTTGATATGCTGGAGGATGTGCCGTTTCTGGCTGGTTTGATGCGCGATGTGCGCGACCGCTATCCCAATCTAGAGGCCGACCGGTTTACGCATGAGATCATGCGCCGCCAGATCACCCGGATGGTTGAGGACGTGATTGCGGTGGCCCAGGAGCGGCTGGCGCGTATTCGCCCGATGTCGGCTGACGATATTCGCCAGGCGGGTGAAACCGTTATTACCTTTTCGGAAGGAATGGCCGAGACCGACCGGCAGATCAAGAAACTGCTGTTTTCGAAAATCTACCGCCATCCCGATATTATGCGTATTCGCGCTGGCGCGGCCCAGATCGTCACGGATTTGTTCAAGGCCTATATGGCCGATCCGACCCTGATGCGCAGCGACTATTGGGTGGAGCATACGGCAGGGCTGGAAACGCCTGCCAAAGCCCGCCATGTCGGCGATTTTCTGGCCGGGATGACCGACACCTATGCGGTGCGTGTCCACCGGCAGCTGTTTGACCATACACCCGATTTGCGCTAG
- the argS gene encoding arginine--tRNA ligase — protein sequence MNLFADFENRIKTALETLDLVKEKRSELSFDRIVVEPPRDASHGDAATNAAMVLAKPLGVSPRVLADLIGEKLKEDADIAEVSVAGPGFLNIRLSVAYWQRLLANVIAGGTDFGRSQTGAGRKVNVEYVSANPTGPMHVGHCRGAVVGDALANLLAFAGYGVTKEYYINDAGSQIDVLARSVFLRYREALGEAVGEIPAGLYPGDYLIPVGEALAQEYGVRLHNMPEEQWMEIVKDRAIDAMMVMIREDLAALNVHHDLFYSERQLHANGAAAIRTAINDLTFKGHVYRGTLPPPKGQLPEDWEDREQTLFRSTEVGDDIDRPLIKSDGSYTYFAADVAYFKDKYDRGFDRMIYVLGADHGGYVKRLEAVAKAVSEGKAKLTVLLCQLVKLYRDGEPVKMSKRSGDFVTLRDVVEEVGRDSVRFMMLYRKSSEPLDFDFAKVTEQSKDNPVFYVQYAHARCMSIFRQAREAFGDIDLSPDVLEAAVTGITEPSEVQLIAKLAEYPRIIEASAQSMEPHRIAFYLYDLASSFHAHWNKGKDQPELRFVNDKNRQSSLARLGLVHAVASVLQSGLAITGTDAPQEMR from the coding sequence ATGAACCTGTTCGCCGATTTCGAAAATCGAATCAAAACTGCGCTGGAAACCCTTGATCTTGTAAAGGAAAAGCGAAGTGAACTGTCGTTCGACCGGATCGTCGTCGAGCCGCCGCGTGATGCGAGCCATGGCGACGCCGCAACCAATGCGGCGATGGTTCTGGCCAAGCCGCTGGGCGTCAGCCCCAGGGTTCTGGCCGATCTGATCGGCGAAAAACTCAAGGAAGATGCCGATATTGCCGAGGTTTCCGTGGCCGGTCCCGGCTTCCTGAATATCCGCCTGTCGGTTGCCTATTGGCAGCGGCTGCTGGCCAATGTGATTGCTGGAGGCACGGATTTCGGCCGCTCGCAAACCGGTGCTGGCCGCAAGGTCAATGTTGAATATGTCTCGGCCAATCCGACCGGACCGATGCATGTCGGCCATTGCCGGGGAGCCGTGGTCGGCGATGCGCTGGCCAATCTGCTGGCCTTTGCCGGTTATGGCGTCACCAAGGAATATTATATAAACGATGCCGGTTCGCAGATCGACGTGCTGGCCCGTTCCGTTTTCCTGCGCTACCGCGAGGCGCTGGGTGAGGCCGTCGGCGAGATCCCGGCTGGGCTCTATCCCGGTGATTATCTGATACCGGTCGGCGAGGCGCTGGCGCAGGAATATGGCGTGCGTCTGCACAACATGCCGGAAGAGCAGTGGATGGAGATCGTCAAGGATCGCGCCATCGATGCAATGATGGTGATGATCCGTGAGGATCTCGCAGCACTCAACGTGCATCACGACCTGTTTTATTCCGAGCGGCAATTGCATGCCAATGGGGCCGCCGCGATCCGCACCGCGATCAACGACCTGACCTTCAAAGGCCATGTCTATCGCGGCACGCTGCCGCCGCCGAAGGGACAATTGCCTGAAGATTGGGAGGATCGCGAGCAGACGCTGTTTCGCTCCACCGAAGTCGGTGACGATATCGACCGTCCACTGATCAAGTCCGATGGCAGCTATACCTATTTTGCCGCCGACGTCGCTTATTTCAAGGATAAGTATGATCGCGGTTTTGACCGGATGATCTATGTTTTGGGTGCCGACCATGGTGGCTATGTGAAGCGGCTGGAGGCGGTTGCCAAGGCTGTGTCCGAGGGCAAGGCCAAGCTGACGGTGTTGCTCTGCCAGCTCGTCAAACTCTATCGCGACGGCGAGCCGGTCAAGATGTCGAAGCGGTCGGGCGATTTCGTGACGTTGCGCGATGTGGTCGAGGAAGTGGGCCGTGATTCGGTGCGCTTTATGATGCTTTACCGCAAGAGCAGCGAGCCATTGGATTTTGATTTTGCCAAAGTGACGGAGCAGTCCAAGGACAATCCGGTCTTCTACGTGCAATATGCTCATGCCCGTTGCATGTCGATCTTTAGGCAGGCGCGCGAAGCTTTCGGCGATATCGATCTTTCGCCGGATGTTCTGGAAGCTGCCGTGACCGGTATTACCGAGCCGAGCGAAGTGCAATTGATTGCCAAGCTTGCGGAATATCCGCGAATCATTGAAGCTTCGGCCCAGTCAATGGAACCGCATCGCATCGCATTTTATCTTTACGATCTGGCTAGTTCGTTCCATGCTCACTGGAATAAGGGCAAGGATCAGCCGGAATTACGATTTGTTAACGATAAAAACCGACAATCAAGTCTTGCCAGACTTGGGCTGGTGCATGCTGTCGCTTCTGTGTTGCAGTCCGGACTGGCCATTACCGGCACGGATGCTCCGCAAGAGATGCGATAG
- a CDS encoding SPOR domain-containing protein, whose amino-acid sequence MTQSMTPPAAPEPHRHSPAHDQVNLQDELLQDLDGYVDAPAYVGVSQPSAGYSHEAVSAREPVSFGGNEAPASDISLADEIEWSVGDVAVEPPSARSGGADPTEGYGRHRLPLANFNPVSAGASRSSAARHEEQTRQRQEPVMEPAPVEAAAPVVHPEPDAREMEQDFDFGFSPEEQRAPASATATQDAVAQRREPPLFQPVAQSVFAGAPLAPPSREVPSFFEALARNEEVEARPVAASAYSVQEPRFEPQAASPSLDHQRPDHQRDEHQPEFQDETSLAQQEADPFGGDFDFDLEDIELDLSELEAESAPSVTEHRPPQPVAAAVAGPAAYQPSRPAEAAPVQAAAPIAEPAPQHMSEPVPLPFDAAEISDQDEHLEAVAHLDVPDLPPVEDAAPATYRQDYDFDIDSELATLLDQTVEPRSASAPSKPAQAVAAAAVAAPVAPMPPLAEQVKNMPSDDFDVFEKALEEDFRKSLDGPHSFGAKPGGPVPMPLEAEDYDDYEEPRGSRRWVAMAAAAVVVLVGGGGVYAWMKTSGGETFSSNEPKVVMADKGPVKVVPADPGGKSVPNQNKAVYDRVSGSAPDQPQQKSLISSQEEPVDVAQRTLEPDNLPLEQESEADNAGMNGAGMSGDAPQAGQNGQPGDPAKQGDQQSLSPRKVKTMIVRPDGSLVAQEAPAQQPATSQPSTAQGGASQPAAQPGSAAPQSVEQAMASADTATAAQDSAGVPAPNMPVPRNRPASAPVQTAAAAAKSPTPPAAMPVSASPASVSASSGSGGYLVQISSLPSEADAQKSYKNLSAKFGSVIGGRGVDIKAADIPGKGTYYRVRIPAGSKDEAVSLCERYRGAGGNCMVVR is encoded by the coding sequence ATGACTCAGAGTATGACTCCGCCTGCGGCGCCAGAGCCGCACCGGCATTCGCCAGCGCATGATCAGGTCAATTTGCAGGACGAACTGCTTCAGGATCTCGATGGTTACGTCGATGCGCCTGCCTATGTAGGCGTGTCCCAGCCGTCAGCCGGTTATTCCCATGAAGCGGTATCGGCGCGAGAGCCAGTGTCCTTTGGTGGCAACGAGGCTCCTGCTTCGGACATATCCCTTGCCGATGAAATTGAGTGGTCAGTGGGCGATGTGGCCGTAGAACCGCCTTCGGCGCGTTCCGGTGGAGCCGATCCAACCGAAGGCTATGGGCGTCATCGTTTGCCGCTTGCCAATTTCAATCCGGTCAGTGCTGGCGCCTCGCGTTCCAGTGCGGCTCGCCATGAAGAGCAGACCCGCCAGCGGCAAGAGCCGGTGATGGAGCCTGCTCCGGTTGAGGCAGCCGCCCCTGTAGTCCACCCGGAGCCTGATGCGCGAGAAATGGAGCAGGATTTCGATTTTGGGTTCAGTCCTGAAGAACAGCGAGCACCAGCATCGGCAACTGCTACGCAGGATGCTGTCGCCCAGCGCCGCGAACCGCCGCTTTTCCAGCCTGTTGCCCAATCGGTTTTCGCAGGTGCGCCGCTTGCCCCGCCCTCGCGGGAGGTTCCTAGCTTTTTCGAGGCTCTGGCGCGCAATGAAGAGGTGGAGGCTCGGCCCGTCGCAGCTTCTGCCTATTCGGTGCAAGAGCCTCGATTCGAACCTCAGGCGGCGTCCCCAAGCCTTGACCATCAGCGCCCTGATCATCAGCGCGATGAACATCAGCCCGAGTTCCAGGACGAAACATCTCTCGCCCAGCAGGAGGCCGATCCTTTCGGTGGCGATTTTGATTTCGATCTCGAAGATATCGAACTCGACCTTTCCGAGCTGGAGGCTGAGTCCGCGCCATCGGTGACAGAGCATCGGCCGCCGCAGCCCGTGGCAGCCGCTGTTGCTGGTCCTGCCGCATATCAGCCTTCCCGTCCGGCAGAGGCCGCACCTGTTCAGGCGGCAGCGCCCATTGCTGAACCGGCGCCGCAGCATATGAGTGAACCCGTTCCGCTGCCGTTTGATGCCGCAGAAATTTCGGATCAAGACGAACATCTGGAAGCGGTCGCGCATCTGGACGTTCCCGATTTGCCACCGGTGGAAGACGCCGCTCCTGCCACCTATCGGCAGGATTACGATTTCGATATCGATTCCGAACTGGCAACATTGCTGGATCAGACGGTGGAGCCACGTTCAGCATCTGCGCCATCAAAGCCGGCGCAGGCTGTGGCCGCAGCGGCTGTTGCTGCTCCGGTAGCGCCTATGCCGCCCTTGGCCGAGCAGGTCAAAAATATGCCCAGCGATGATTTCGACGTGTTCGAAAAGGCGCTGGAGGAAGATTTTCGCAAGAGCCTCGATGGTCCCCATAGTTTCGGTGCCAAGCCCGGCGGGCCTGTGCCGATGCCGCTGGAAGCCGAGGATTATGACGATTACGAAGAACCGCGCGGTTCGCGTCGCTGGGTGGCGATGGCTGCCGCAGCGGTGGTCGTGCTGGTTGGCGGCGGCGGCGTGTATGCCTGGATGAAGACCAGTGGGGGCGAAACGTTCAGCTCCAACGAACCGAAAGTGGTGATGGCTGACAAGGGGCCGGTCAAGGTCGTGCCCGCCGATCCCGGGGGCAAATCCGTTCCGAACCAGAACAAGGCGGTCTATGACCGCGTGTCTGGTTCTGCTCCTGACCAGCCTCAGCAAAAGAGCCTGATCTCTTCGCAGGAAGAGCCTGTTGATGTTGCGCAGCGCACGCTGGAGCCTGACAATCTGCCCCTGGAACAGGAATCGGAAGCTGATAATGCTGGTATGAACGGGGCTGGGATGAGCGGCGATGCGCCACAGGCGGGCCAGAATGGCCAGCCGGGCGATCCCGCCAAGCAAGGCGACCAGCAGAGCCTTTCGCCGCGCAAAGTGAAAACCATGATTGTGCGGCCGGACGGCTCGCTGGTGGCGCAGGAAGCCCCGGCCCAGCAGCCTGCGACTTCCCAGCCATCCACCGCCCAAGGTGGCGCTTCTCAGCCGGCGGCCCAGCCAGGATCCGCTGCTCCGCAGAGCGTGGAACAGGCCATGGCCTCTGCGGATACGGCAACGGCGGCGCAGGATAGTGCAGGCGTTCCGGCTCCCAATATGCCAGTTCCGCGCAACAGACCGGCGTCTGCCCCAGTGCAGACGGCTGCGGCGGCTGCCAAGAGCCCAACGCCTCCTGCTGCTATGCCTGTTTCAGCCTCTCCTGCCTCCGTGAGCGCGTCCTCTGGCTCCGGTGGTTATCTGGTGCAGATTTCATCGCTGCCAAGCGAAGCCGATGCTCAGAAAAGCTACAAGAACCTGTCGGCCAAATTCGGCAGCGTGATCGGTGGCCGGGGCGTCGACATCAAGGCCGCCGATATTCCGGGCAAGGGCACCTACTACCGTGTCCGTATCCCTGCTGGCAGCAAGGATGAAGCCGTGTCGCTCTGCGAACGTTATCGCGGCGCTGGCGGAAATTGCATGGTGGTGCGCTAA
- a CDS encoding segregation and condensation protein A, whose protein sequence is MAEPVAPAPASNVKGGAATPMEKLWQGDVAGERASDDPSLVIDVAGFEGPLDLLLFLARNQKVDLSRISVLALAEQYLLFVEQARSIRIELAADYLVMAAWLAYLKSRLLIPQQAKDDEPSGEEMAAALAFRLKRLEAMRDAAGKLVNRNRLGRDIFQRGAPEHVPDRVNSAFEASLYDLLSAYANLRQRQAYTQVTIERRTVWSLVDARTLLNRMIGEISDWTALDAYLLQYLADPAERVTAIASAFAASLELVREGKLEIRQAGAFEPIYMRGGKGRDAAGMLVPHADGGV, encoded by the coding sequence ATGGCAGAGCCTGTCGCACCCGCTCCGGCTTCTAATGTGAAGGGGGGCGCCGCCACACCGATGGAGAAGCTGTGGCAGGGCGATGTGGCGGGCGAGCGGGCCAGCGATGATCCGTCTTTGGTTATCGATGTTGCTGGCTTCGAAGGCCCTCTGGATCTGCTGCTGTTTCTGGCCCGCAATCAGAAGGTCGATCTGTCGCGGATTTCGGTTCTGGCGCTGGCCGAACAATATCTGCTGTTCGTCGAACAGGCCCGCAGTATCCGCATCGAGCTTGCCGCTGATTACCTTGTCATGGCGGCATGGCTCGCCTATCTGAAGTCCCGGCTGCTGATTCCCCAACAGGCCAAGGACGACGAGCCGTCCGGTGAGGAAATGGCCGCAGCACTGGCCTTCCGGCTGAAGCGGCTGGAGGCCATGCGCGATGCGGCTGGAAAGCTGGTCAACCGCAACCGTCTGGGCCGCGACATCTTTCAGCGCGGCGCGCCAGAACATGTACCGGATCGGGTGAATTCGGCCTTCGAGGCCAGTCTCTACGATCTGCTGTCGGCTTATGCCAATCTGCGCCAGCGTCAGGCCTATACGCAGGTGACAATTGAGCGGCGCACGGTCTGGTCGCTCGTTGACGCCCGCACGCTGCTCAACCGGATGATTGGCGAGATCAGCGACTGGACGGCGCTGGACGCCTATCTGCTGCAATATCTGGCCGATCCCGCTGAGCGGGTCACGGCGATTGCCAGCGCCTTTGCCGCTTCGCTGGAACTGGTGCGGGAAGGCAAACTGGAAATTCGCCAGGCTGGCGCTTTCGAGCCGATCTATATGCGGGGCGGCAAGGGCCGGGATGCAGCAGGCATGTTGGTGCCTCATGCTGATGGTGGCGTGTGA
- the xth gene encoding exodeoxyribonuclease III gives MKIATWNINGVKARLANLCQWLESSSPDIVCLQEIKSVDEGFPRAEIEALGYHVETHGQKGFNGVALLSKIRPDEVNRGLPGDEADEQARFIEGVFSVADGVLRVCSLYLPNGNPSDDPVKYPYKLAWMARLQRFAADRLALEEPLILAGDYNVIPHPHDCFDPAVWATDALFLPQTRAAFQALENLGLTDAVRATTDATKLYSFWDYQAGAWQKNNGIRIDHLLLSAEATDRLVSTEIEKHVRSWEKPSDHVPVIGYFNFVAA, from the coding sequence ATGAAAATTGCCACCTGGAACATCAATGGCGTGAAAGCCCGCCTTGCCAATCTCTGCCAATGGCTGGAAAGCTCATCGCCAGACATCGTCTGCCTCCAGGAAATCAAATCCGTCGATGAAGGCTTTCCGCGCGCCGAGATCGAGGCTTTGGGCTATCACGTCGAAACCCATGGGCAGAAGGGGTTCAACGGCGTCGCACTACTGTCAAAAATCAGGCCAGATGAGGTCAATCGTGGCCTGCCCGGCGACGAGGCCGATGAACAGGCGCGCTTTATCGAGGGCGTATTTTCGGTAGCCGATGGCGTGTTGCGGGTCTGCTCGCTTTACCTGCCCAACGGCAATCCCTCCGACGATCCGGTGAAATACCCCTACAAGCTGGCCTGGATGGCGCGGCTGCAACGCTTTGCAGCGGATCGACTTGCGCTGGAAGAGCCGCTGATTCTGGCAGGTGACTATAATGTCATTCCGCATCCGCATGATTGCTTCGACCCGGCGGTCTGGGCCACGGATGCGCTTTTCTTGCCACAAACCCGCGCCGCATTCCAAGCGCTGGAAAATCTGGGCCTGACCGATGCTGTCCGTGCCACGACGGATGCGACGAAGCTTTACTCGTTCTGGGATTATCAGGCAGGTGCCTGGCAGAAGAACAATGGCATTCGCATCGATCACCTTCTGCTCTCGGCGGAGGCCACCGATCGGCTTGTTTCGACAGAGATCGAAAAGCATGTGCGCAGCTGGGAAAAGCCATCCGACCATGTGCCGGTGATCGGTTATTTCAATTTCGTCGCAGCATGA